Within Hypomesus transpacificus isolate Combined female chromosome 10, fHypTra1, whole genome shotgun sequence, the genomic segment GCACGTTAAAGCAGTACTGGTTCACACAGATAGGTCCAGTGGTATacagtaataaaaaataaagtggGACAGAGGGATACATTAAGCACAAATAAAGTGGAGAGTTTGAACATGAAAATACTTAATAGCGAAGGGTTCTGAGTGGATCTTCTACAAGGCCGTGGGAAATCAAGAAGTCCCTCAAACGAACACATAGTGTCACCCCTGCACACTTCGCCACAGTCACACTGTTGCTTTGAAGGGTTTGAGGTGTCGGCAAGAGCACGTCTATCATTTGAATCCAACCCACCCCTTTAATCGGTCTCCCCGAGCATTCCCTGCTTCTGACTCTCTAGACATGCAGTTCTACTTAGCTTTTTAAATAAagatttcctttttttcctgCTTTTAAGTGCACTTTGCTTCTGGGGTAGGAACAGTTGGGTGTATACCTTTCACTTTTAGTTCCCATGCAACCCACCACTCTGTCATAAAACATCCACTCCGCCACCAGAACCCTCTTCAATAACTTGATTTGGCTGCATTAAAGGTTTTGCTTTGTTGCTAATGTCTGCCATTGGTGGCGGATGTCCTCAAGAAAATcgaggagaaaaaaaatcaataaaGATCGTACAGCATGCTAATACTACTGTATTTACAGACCATGCAACTACTCAGTTAAAATCTGTGATGCATCCCTTTTGAATACATAACCTCCTGTGCCACAATTCTTTTATTTGCTTATGCTAATTATATAATttctatattatatattatttaatGCATATTGAATCACAGGGCCAATGGAGAAGGAAATAGGGCTGTGGTCATGGTCCTCTGATATTGAGTCACACATGGGTTTGGGGGAACATGGTTAACACTGGCACCGGGCAAGGGAACTGCGAGATTTCATGGCAATTTTGTCATCTGGCATAACTTTCAGTGTGCTCTTGTAGTTTGGGATTTTGTCAAGATCAAAATGGTCTCCACCAACCATTTGCTTCTTTTTTTCCAAGGTGTGTAAACAAATGCCCTCTAGATGGAGCCATTTAGTTTGGTGGTGACCAAAGGCTGGTTACCGCCAACTTCTTTCTGCTTCCTTCTAATACACACATGTATTAGGCCTGCTTCAGCCCTAAAGTCAATCAGCCAAATGCTTTGAATAGAAGACCTTAGCTGAAGACATTTGTCTGTAATTAATGATCACCACCAGTGACTTATTTGACCTTTATAGGCCTAGGTTTTGGGGATGTGCAACATGTATCAGGCCTACTGTCTGCTAATGGAAGAAGGTATACTATGTGCTCAACCACATCAGATTTGCAACAGTCCTTTCATTAATTGTTATGCAGATTTAACATTTGCTATCGCTTGCCATGTTTTGTGAGATGTCTTGTCACAAATTGGGCACATTGTTGGAACAGAATGCCATTGTTGGACTTGTTGAAATGTTAGATGGATCTATTTTGGTAAAGCACATTTTCTTTCATGCTGGTGGTTTTGGCATGGCAGGGGTGATTCAAGTTAGGCTTTAGTGGTATCGTGAACCTAGACTAGGTGGATTGACATACTTGTCTAGTcagtaatgtgtgttttctgcaAAGTGACAGGTGCAGAAAATGTTTACGTATTGTCTTGAGATGGCTGTGGCTGGCCTGATTACACCAGTGTGAGCCATGTTCGGGTTTGTTTACGGATGTTTGTTGACATGTAGTGTCTGCTTATGGAGACGGGTACAAGTCCTTCTGCTTGAATAAGACTTTTGTTGAATATGCCCAGCTTAGACTCAAACTGGGTTTAATGTTAGTGTAACACTGTAAAATGGATGGATGTGAGACTGGTGCCTTTCATCCACTGGTTGTGCCCAGCCAGTCAATCCTTCCCCATGCTGGGTGGAAGGGGTAGCAGCCACCTGTGTGAACCCTGGTGGCCCAGCTGTGACTGCCTGCATTATTGATTATCTTCCTGCCTGTGTCTTCAGTTTCTCACCTACGGATAATAAATTTGCCACTTGCTCTGACGACGGAACAGTCCGCATCTGGGACTTCCTGCGCTGCCACGAGGAGAGAATTCTAAGAGGTATGTTCCTGTGGATAAAACACACTAATGTACCTTCCCCATACACTGCTCTCATACTCTAGAACCGCATACGCAAACATGCACACCAGTGGTACAAGAACTTCAGCTGTGGGTCTGTGCAAGGAATTCAGAACCTTACTTTAGTTCTGATTGTTGAGAGATGCAAGAACAAGTTATTGGAATATTTGTCAGAGTATTCCAAGAGTTAAAGATAGGATGCCTCAATCAAAGGACTTTTTAGACTTCTACCATAACAGAAGAAATATTCTGTTCAATCCTACACTAAGCTTGTTTACCATTTGTTGCTGGTCAATAAAGTAGGCCTTACCACCTTGCTTTGTAGTGGCCTGTGCAGTTATGTCATTTAGATGCTTTTCTTTGGTCACATTTTTACAAAGTCATGCATGTGACTGTGAAAGCGTAAGATGATTGAATAATTgaattgaatgttttttttttacaataaacaGTTGCGGTTTCAAAACTGTGAATAAACAAAGTTGAGTCCAGAATTATGAGGCATTTTAGAGTTCCAGTCTAGAATCTATTTGTATCTAATAATCCTCTCATTAATGAGAATAAAATGCATTTCCCCCAAATTGTTTGCTGTTTAAGGCTGTCGTCTGTAACCATATCGCAATAATCCTTCACAATATACACGTAAAAATAAACACTGAAATGTCCTCTGAAAAACTGTTCTGCGATTCTTTCTATAAGCTACACATTCCTGATTTGATATGACCTATCTGGCTCAATTGTAGCAGGCCAGTTGTATATGAACTCATCTCACACACGGACCCCTTCCATTCTATACACTGCTGTGGGATgccccaaaaaaaaaatcaaaagaaAGTCCATATTTTCATTAAGGTTCCAGATGATCTTAAATATGTAAGCACTCATATTTGGACTGCACATGCACATTCCTAgatgaatacattattttaacCGTCTGAATGTTTTCATTGAATGTTGAAAAAGTTATCTGGGTGTCTTTGATCTAGAATTAAcggtttgtattttatttattcgcCTGGCTTACGTTGTGTCATGCAATGGCTGTTTTACTTGGCTTACTGAGCACACATCTCTTCTTTCTACACTGGCTCACGCACATGTACATGCATTCAAATGCTTCGGTCTCTGCGTAGTTCTCATGTAGCTTGTTGGATTGCCTCTGTTttattagcacaaaccatctcAAATGACTTCCATGCTGAGATGTAGAAACTGCTAGCTGAATAGCAGATTGTGATTACATGCATAAAGACTTAAGCTTAAATGAAGATGCACACTTCTACTTTTTCTGTACTAGGCGATTAATTCCTTCACTGGCCATCACTCACTTACACATTGAATATACCTACACATACGTTTTTTTTGTAATGTACCACAACATGTTTATTGGAAATCAATGGTCTTCTGTGTTGCAGATAAATCATTCACATTTTGAATGGTGTTTCTGTCTCATCCTGTGTAAACTCTGTAAATGTCCTTTACCCTTGTTAGGTCATGGTGCTGACGTGAAGTGTGTGGACTGGCACCCCACCAAAGGCTTGGTGGTCTCTGGTAGCAAAGACAGCcagcagccaatcaaattctgggATCCAAAGACAGGCCAGAGTTTGGCTACACTGTGAGTTTTAAAAGGCACCACCAAACCCACTGCTTTCGAATGAAATTGGCTGCTGAACGTTAGCCTCACTCCTTTTCCTGTTTCCTTAACCCTGCCCAGTCATGCCCACAAGAACACTGTGATGGAAGTGAAGTGGAACCTCAATGGTAACTGGCTCCTCACAGCTTCCCGTGACCACCTCTGTAAGCTCTTTGACATCCGCAACCTGAAGGAGGAGCTACAGGTGTTCAGGGGACACAAGAAAGAGGCCACAGGTTTGTGAGAGGACAAATCAGTCATCCCAatcttgttttgtgtgtgtgtgtgctgcaaatGCTCTGTTAAaacaccttgtgtgtgtgtgtgtggatatcatTGGGTGTATTTTGTATTTGACGCAAAGTCATCATGACATCAGATTTGCAGGAGTTGGTAACTTCATTTTGTAAAGTGTGCTGTGCtaatgctgtgtttgtgtggtgtgtagccGTAGCTTGGCACCCCGTCCACGAGGGGCTGTTTGCCAGCGGAGGCTCGGACGGATCACTCCTCTTCTGGAACGCAGGGTAACAGTGACACctcaacacccccccctcctccccaaacTGCACTTACAATCCCCAATCTTTGCCCCTTTTCCTCTGGCTTTTTACCCCTGCAGGGCTACATGGGTATATCAGTCTGAAGGTCATTAGTGCAGAATGGATTGAATGACTGTGGTTTTGGTGCTTGTTCTCTGCTCtcagggtggagaaggaggtgggtGGGATGGAGATGGCCCACGAGGGCATGATCTGGAGTCTGGCATGGCACCCTCTGGGACACATCCTGTGCTCTGGGTCCAATGACCACACCAGGTAGGACAGGGTTTTTTCTAGTTGATTGAATGTAAAGTGAATTGTGAATCAAATACAGCTGCTTTGTCTTTTTTTATCCTCTGTGAAAATGTGTGTCCTTacaatccttttttttctttctttttttaaagtaaaTTCTGGACAAGAAATAGGCCAGGAGACAAAATGAGGGACAGATACAATCTGAACTTGTTACCAGGAATGTCAGAAGATGGAGTGGAGTACGGTGCGTTGTGTTATTGTGACCGTGAGGTTACTGTGTTGGAGGTTGCATTCTGTCGGCCGGTGTTGTGACATGGTTGTGGATTTATGTTTCAGATGACATGGAGCCCAACAGCATGGCTGCAATCCCTGGCATGGGAATCCCCGAGCAGCTTAAAGCTGCTATGGAGCAAGAGCAGAGTGGTGAGAGAAGCTTTTTCTGGATCTATTTCTGGTCCTAGACACGAGTCATTAAAGGGACTGTTATACTGTATAGTAAAGAAAATCACATTAGATGTGGTCTTGGAGGTTCAAATGAAATTGTGTGTGGCATGGTAAAGATGCTACGCCCGAGTTGGAGATGTCCATCCCGGGCCTGGACTGGGGGATGGAGGAAGTCATGCTGAAAGACATGAAGAAGGTTCCACAGAAGAAAGTGCCCTACGCCAAACCCATCCCTGCCCAGTTCCAACAGGTACGCAACTCTAAAGATCCAAGGTCTCCTCGACTAGCATGGAAGGAAGAGGGATGCAAAGTCCTGCACATAACGGGACACAGCATGTGCTTTGTTTCATAGACcttgctctcttcctccctctctctctcttgcaggcCTGGGCAGACAATAAGGTGCCCGCGATGCCCCCGGGCGGAGAGATGCCCAAAGAAAGGAAGGTGGAGCCGAAAGGGGACGGGAAGAAAAAATCCCAGGCTGACATGGAGCAGGAGATGGCCGCTCTGCAGTATTCCAACCCCATGCTTCTAGAGGTACGGAACCAGAGCACTTGAGAGCCACCAGCACAGCTCAGAATGGACTCTGTGGTGAAGCACTTTGTGGAGTACCTGTTTAGTGTCAGCGATTAGGAGCCACCTCATGCAAATTTAGACGAGCCAAGTCCTGCTGAATGACGAATGCCAGGGTCATTTCTCTCCTGGGCCACCATTGGGATTTGACATTGGGATCATGCTCTTCCTTCATGTTTCTTGTTAAAGTGCCTTTGTCCAATACTTCTCAGTGCCAGTAGTAATGTCTTTGTTCTGTCCTCAGCAAATGAAGATGGAGCGAATGAATCAGCTTCAGGCTGATGGCAGCCTGCCTCCACAGGGCCAGCAGGGACCAATGCCCCCCTTCCCTGGCCAGGGAGGGCccatgccccctcctcctcagggcTTCCCGCAGTCCATGCCCCCTCAACAGATGCAACACAATATGGGCCCCCCCATGGGCCCAGGTGGAATGCAGGCTCCATTCATGCCTCCTGGACAGATGGGCCAGCACCACCAGGGGCCCCCGCAGGGCATGATGGGGCCACCAGACATCCACGGGCCCCAGGGCATGCAGAGGCACCCAGGTCCTCACAGAAACATGGGCCCACAGGGGCCACACGGAATGCCTCCTGGACCCAGAGGTCCGCCTGGTGGGATGCAAGGGCCTCCCGGTGGGATGATGGGTCCCCCACCTCGAGGAATGGGGCCCAGAGATACTCAGGGGCCCCCTCCACATGTTCCCCAAGGGAACATGATGGGTCCCCAGGGCCCCATGCAGGGTGGGATGATGGGACCCCCTATGCAGAACCCTACAAGGACACATGGAAATTATGGGATGGGCAATATGCAAGGACCTCCTCCTGGAGGGATGCATGGCCCACCTCCGGGTAACATGCAGGGGCCCCCAGGTAACATGCAGGGGCCCCCAGGCAATATGCAGGGGCCACCCGGAAACATGGCGCCATCGTACATGCCACATCAGGTGAGTTTGTAAAGTTCTTAAATTAAGTTTTCCAATCACTTGATGGGGAGGAACACAATAATGAATTAAGAATAAAATAATCTACTTCAATTCTGTCTTCCCTCTTGCTAATCACTGAACTTTTATGGTGGGATAAAGCAGACTCACTCTAATGTTAAAACTTTGTCTAGCAGACGGGTCAGAACTCTGGACCAATGATGCATGGGATGGGACAGCAAGGACCCAATGGCAAAGGTAGCTGGAGAAACCTTTCTGCCATGCATAAATGATTGCGTAATACACAAGACTTATTGTTCTATTGTACTGAACGTTACTGTGTCCTGGTTCTTCCACCCATTAGATTCTCGAGGTCCTCCTAACCACCACATGGGTCCTCTAGCTGACCGCCAGGGCCCGGGGGGACCCGGGGGCCCCGACCAGGGCTCGGCGCCTTACTGGGGGGGGGACTCCCAGCAGGGGCGTGGGCGTGGACACCCAGACTTTGAGGGGGGTCAAGAGTTCcatggcaggggagaggagagctggaggcaAGGGCCTGGCCAGGGTTACCAAGGAGGGCatcggggaggaggagcaggaggtggtggaggaggcagtggaggaggaggtggaggggggggtaatGGAGGGAACTGGGGCTCCGAGGAGAGGTTCCCCCGTGACGGAGGAGAGTTCCGCGGACGCAGAGATGACAGGTGAGCTTCTTCTGAAGTCACTGGGGACTGAACCACATTCTAATGCGACCGTACTAATCTTCCACGGACATAACTCTCACCTCACCTGGGGCTTcttacttttttttgtttgtggaAACTTAGCTAAAGCTAAACCGTAATCAAAGCTAAACTCCTATTCCAGTGGATGCTGAGGCGGTGGGTTAACTTGCAAGCTTGgcctgtgtatgtttgtgttagaTATGATAATTATGGGGGCCTGGTAGAGGAGTTTGACcagaggcaaacagacagacgtcCTCCTCCGAGACATGGCCAGGACTCTGATGACACGTGGGTCTCATGCGCTAATTAGCTTTCCATGTTTTCTACTAACACACTTCCCAACTTGTCTAAAATGCACCTTCTTCCTAActgttgcttgtgtttgtggtggCACGAATGATCCATGAGacttatatatttattttcagtGAGAAAGAAACCCATCTTTATTCTTCTGAAGTGAATCATTATGTGCTGATCTACCGAACTATGGCACCTTGTTTTAAAGGTTCTGAATAAAACACAGAGTGATGGATGTGTCACCCAGGAATCTGTCGGGGACAGAAAACTCACTCTCATGgggtccctctcctcctccacacaggtACAGAGGGGGCGGGCCAGGGCGCTCGGGAGGCCGGGGGTTTTCTGACGAGTACGGTGGTGGACAGGAGGAGAACTTTGAGGGCCCAGACGAGATGGGCCGAGGGTGGGACAacggaggaagggggagacccCCCCGTGGAGGTGGACCACCAAGAGGAGGTTAGATTGGGTTCTGTCTCGTCTAGCCATCTCGCCTGGCTCTGGCACCACTTTCTCTCGCTGTCATTTACCCTTCATTCTTTCATCTACCCTTCATTCTGTCATCTACCCTTCAGTCTGTCCATCTATCGCTTTCTTTCTATTGGTTATCTCTCGGTCTTTTGCACAGCCTGTACCTTTATCTGTCCACCGATCTATCCATCTTCCACTCAACCCTGGTTGTTATCTCAGGTGGTGGACGCATGGGCTTGCTCCCCACCCCCGATGAGTTCCCCCCACACTTTGAGGGAGGCAGAAGTCAGGAGTCctgggagggcgggagagacCAAGGTAAAGGGGTGTCTCTTTATCTAGGCTATTGAGACTAGTCTTTTTGATAAGGGCTTTGGATAAGGAAACCAATTAGGTTTATGGGGGTTAAGGAACATAACCAACACAAGCTGCTGTTACCAAAGTGAAGATAATGCTGAGAATGGCATTTTTCCAGAGATTGGTGAGACCAATTGAACTGAGCTTGTCAATGCACATACCTCAATTTACAGGAAGGTTAAAAATATACATGAGAAGATGACTACCATGGCTACCAGTGACtttagtttgacacccctgcactGAAACTAGAGCAGCAACTGCACAGGGGACAAAGACAGCTTAAAGAATATAAATGCCTCAACCAAGTGTGATAGTGAATAGGAGTTGGTTTGACCAACCTGGTCAAAATGAGTTCCAGGGGATAAGGTTTGGGCTTTATCTCAGGTCACGAACCGTACCGCGAGGGCCAGAGACCGGAGCACACGATGCATGACAGCCCGTCACCTGCCAGCCGCGagcgctcctcctccctgcagggTATGGACATGGCCTCTCTGCCCCCGCGGAAACGGCCCTGGCACGACGGCCCGGGCAACGGAGACCCCCGCGACAGAGAGTCCCCTGGGACAGGGGCCGAGGACAGGACCGGAGGTAAGAGGGAAAGATGAGCTGGGGGCTGGGAAGAACGCGTCAGGCGATCGCTTAAGGATCATCTCCCTGGCCCTGCCAGTCGCACTCTACACTCGTTGGTGTCTTTCCACAACTGCAAATGGAACTTCCCCCTTCTGTCTCCAGGCCGACCCCCACAGCGAGAGGATGGCAGTTACGGACCCTCGTCCCGCGGAGGCCGGGGAGGCTGGGGCCCCGGAGCGGGTAGCGCGGGGCCAACCACCAGGAGAGGGACGGCCCGTGGTGCCCCCAGGGGAGTACGTGGTCGGTAGGGCTGGAGAAAGACTCCACTACCTACCCCCAACACCCGACCACCTCCTCAACCCTGCCCTAATACTCTTGGCTCACCCCACCCTTACCCCCTCACAAGGACAGACTGCAAAGAGGACTGGGACCAAAAATGAGACACAAACACTATCCCAACAACTCCTGCCCCTCCGGACCAGGGTATTAGGTCTGTGTTCAGACTACATCTCGTTAGACAAGCTTGAAGGATGGATTGTTTACTTGTGTGTATTGGGCCCTTAgtgggtgtgttgtgtgtatgcgcgtgtgtttgtgtggaaggagggtttatactgtatgtatcCGGACTTCTACAGCTCGCTGACAGACACCTCCTCTTGACTTCACCCATGAacttgtgacatcttcaacctgaAGATTCCTTGATGGAAACCCATTACTGAAAAAAATTGAACTTGTCTGAAGCTCTGAAATTGTCACAAGGCTTGGGCCTTGTATGAAAACGTTCAAATGGTGTGCCTGGTTCCACTTTGATTCCTTGCCTTCCGTTAGTATCCCTACCTCATTAATGTCCACTTATCTGAAAGTATTGGATGGTTGAAGTTGATATGGAAAAAGCTCTTTTTGTACCATTGGAGGGCTACATTGAGCCAGTTGCTTGTTGCCCTCCCTTGTCTGATTTGGGCACTTTGAAGATTTATGGACTATTGGAAGAGGACAGGTACGGAAATGGAACCAGGTCTTTGGTTTTCATTTTCTAAATGCACTGTCTCAATCATACAGTGGCAAAACCAAGTTCAGGTGGATGTAACAATCAGGCTTTCACAGAACAGCTGTGTGATGAGGATTCTGAACATCCAATATTCTTTATGATGTAAAATAGTGTGGCTTCTCTGTACATTAGGATTCTATCTGTAAATGTTCTGATGACATATCAAGCTGAATATGCCATATTTCTAAATTCCAAACACTAGGAGAGGAACATTCAACAATAAAAGTCACTCATAGGTGTTTCTTTCTGAAGTTGTGTTTTGTCACtgttggttaaaaaaaaaaaaggaaacaaacTAACAGGAGGGCTTTGAATGTGTCAGTCCCCAAGTCCTTGGCTCCatttatttaagtttcaatGTGAAATAATGGAGAAGATTCACGCTATCTCATCGCCAGGCACCTCTGAATATCAAGGGTTGCATCTTCTGTTTCTAAATGTACAGTTTGTCATGATATTGTCATATTGTTTTTGTCCATTTTTGTATGAGactataataaaataaattgtgcAAACTTTACCAAAATGATATCTCCTTGAGAATAATATTGTAATGTTAATGACA encodes:
- the wdr33 gene encoding pre-mRNA 3' end processing protein WDR33 isoform X1, whose translation is MATDIGSPPRFFHMPRFQHQAPRQVFYKRPDFAQQQAMQQLTFDGKRMRKAVNRKTIDYNPSVIRYLENRLWQRDHRDFRAIQPDAACYNDLVPPVGMLNNSMNAVTTKFVRTSTNKVKCPVFVIRWTPEGRRLVTGASSGEFTLWNGLTFNFETILQAHDSPVRAMTWSHNDMWMLTADHGGYVKYWQSNMNNVKMFQAHKEAIREASFSPTDNKFATCSDDGTVRIWDFLRCHEERILRGHGADVKCVDWHPTKGLVVSGSKDSQQPIKFWDPKTGQSLATLHAHKNTVMEVKWNLNGNWLLTASRDHLCKLFDIRNLKEELQVFRGHKKEATAVAWHPVHEGLFASGGSDGSLLFWNAGVEKEVGGMEMAHEGMIWSLAWHPLGHILCSGSNDHTSKFWTRNRPGDKMRDRYNLNLLPGMSEDGVEYDDMEPNSMAAIPGMGIPEQLKAAMEQEQSDATPELEMSIPGLDWGMEEVMLKDMKKVPQKKVPYAKPIPAQFQQAWADNKVPAMPPGGEMPKERKVEPKGDGKKKSQADMEQEMAALQYSNPMLLEQMKMERMNQLQADGSLPPQGQQGPMPPFPGQGGPMPPPPQGFPQSMPPQQMQHNMGPPMGPGGMQAPFMPPGQMGQHHQGPPQGMMGPPDIHGPQGMQRHPGPHRNMGPQGPHGMPPGPRGPPGGMQGPPGGMMGPPPRGMGPRDTQGPPPHVPQGNMMGPQGPMQGGMMGPPMQNPTRTHGNYGMGNMQGPPPGGMHGPPPGNMQGPPGNMQGPPGNMQGPPGNMAPSYMPHQQTGQNSGPMMHGMGQQGPNGKDSRGPPNHHMGPLADRQGPGGPGGPDQGSAPYWGGDSQQGRGRGHPDFEGGQEFHGRGEESWRQGPGQGYQGGHRGGGAGGGGGGSGGGGGGGGNGGNWGSEERFPRDGGEFRGRRDDRYRGGGPGRSGGRGFSDEYGGGQEENFEGPDEMGRGWDNGGRGRPPRGGGPPRGGGGRMGLLPTPDEFPPHFEGGRSQESWEGGRDQGHEPYREGQRPEHTMHDSPSPASRERSSSLQGMDMASLPPRKRPWHDGPGNGDPRDRESPGTGAEDRTGGRPPQREDGSYGPSSRGGRGGWGPGAGSAGPTTRRGTARGAPRGVRGR
- the wdr33 gene encoding pre-mRNA 3' end processing protein WDR33 isoform X3 produces the protein MATDIGSPPRFFHMPRFQHQAPRQVFYKRPDFAQQQAMQQLTFDGKRMRKAVNRKTIDYNPSVIRYLENRLWQRDHRDFRAIQPDAACYNDLVPPVGMLNNSMNAVTTKFVRTSTNKVKCPVFVIRWTPEGRRLVTGASSGEFTLWNGLTFNFETILQAHDSPVRAMTWSHNDMWMLTADHGGYVKYWQSNMNNVKMFQAHKEAIREASFSPTDNKFATCSDDGTVRIWDFLRCHEERILRGHGADVKCVDWHPTKGLVVSGSKDSQQPIKFWDPKTGQSLATLHAHKNTVMEVKWNLNGNWLLTASRDHLCKLFDIRNLKEELQVFRGHKKEATAVAWHPVHEGLFASGGSDGSLLFWNAGVEKEVGGMEMAHEGMIWSLAWHPLGHILCSGSNDHTSKFWTRNRPGDKMRDRYNLNLLPGMSEDGVEYDDMEPNSMAAIPGMGIPEQLKAAMEQEQSDATPELEMSIPGLDWGMEEVMLKDMKKVPQKKVPYAKPIPAQFQQAWADNKVPAMPPGGEMPKERKVEPKGDGKKKSQADMEQEMAALQYSNPMLLEQMKMERMNQLQADGSLPPQGQQGPMPPFPGQGGPMPPPPQGFPQSMPPQQMQHNMGPPMGPGGMQAPFMPPGQMGQHHQGPPQGMMGPPDIHGPQGMQRHPGPHRNMGPQGPHGMPPGPRGPPGGMQGPPGGMMGPPPRGMGPRDTQGPPPHVPQGNMMGPQGPMQGGMMGPPMQNPTRTHGNYGMGNMQGPPPGGMHGPPPGNMQGPPGNMQGPPGNMQGPPGNMAPSYMPHQQTGQNSGPMMHGMGQQGPNGKDSRGPPNHHMGPLADRQGPGGPGGPDQGSAPYWGGDSQQGRGRGHPDFEGGQEFHGRGEESWRQGPGQGYQGGHRGGGAGGGGGGSGGGGGGGGNGGNWGSEERFPRDGGEFRGRRDDRYRGGGPGRSGGRGFSDEYGGGQEENFEGPDEMGRGWDNGGRGRPPRGGGPPRGGHEPYREGQRPEHTMHDSPSPASRERSSSLQGMDMASLPPRKRPWHDGPGNGDPRDRESPGTGAEDRTGGRPPQREDGSYGPSSRGGRGGWGPGAGSAGPTTRRGTARGAPRGVRGR
- the wdr33 gene encoding pre-mRNA 3' end processing protein WDR33 isoform X2, whose product is MATDIGSPPRFFHMPRFQHQAPRQVFYKRPDFAQQQAMQQLTFDGKRMRKAVNRKTIDYNPSVIRYLENRLWQRDHRDFRAIQPDAACYNDLVPPVGMLNNSMNAVTTKFVRTSTNKVKCPVFVIRWTPEGRRLVTGASSGEFTLWNGLTFNFETILQAHDSPVRAMTWSHNDMWMLTADHGGYVKYWQSNMNNVKMFQAHKEAIREASFSPTDNKFATCSDDGTVRIWDFLRCHEERILRGHGADVKCVDWHPTKGLVVSGSKDSQQPIKFWDPKTGQSLATLHAHKNTVMEVKWNLNGNWLLTASRDHLCKLFDIRNLKEELQVFRGHKKEATAVAWHPVHEGLFASGGSDGSLLFWNAGVEKEVGGMEMAHEGMIWSLAWHPLGHILCSGSNDHTSKFWTRNRPGDKMRDRYNLNLLPGMSEDGVEYDDMEPNSMAAIPGMGIPEQLKAAMEQEQSDATPELEMSIPGLDWGMEEVMLKDMKKVPQKKVPYAKPIPAQFQQAWADNKVPAMPPGGEMPKERKVEPKGDGKKKSQADMEQEMAALQYSNPMLLEQMKMERMNQLQADGSLPPQGQQGPMPPFPGQGGPMPPPPQGFPQSMPPQQMQHNMGPPMGPGGMQAPFMPPGQMGQHHQGPPQGMMGPPDIHGPQGMQRHPGPHRNMGPQGPHGMPPGPRGPPGGMQGPPGGMMGPPPRGMGPRDTQGPPPHVPQGNMMGPQGPMQGGMMGPPMQNPTRTHGNYGMGNMQGPPPGGMHGPPPGNMQGPPGNMQGPPGNMQGPPGNMAPSYMPHQTGQNSGPMMHGMGQQGPNGKDSRGPPNHHMGPLADRQGPGGPGGPDQGSAPYWGGDSQQGRGRGHPDFEGGQEFHGRGEESWRQGPGQGYQGGHRGGGAGGGGGGSGGGGGGGGNGGNWGSEERFPRDGGEFRGRRDDRYRGGGPGRSGGRGFSDEYGGGQEENFEGPDEMGRGWDNGGRGRPPRGGGPPRGGGGRMGLLPTPDEFPPHFEGGRSQESWEGGRDQGHEPYREGQRPEHTMHDSPSPASRERSSSLQGMDMASLPPRKRPWHDGPGNGDPRDRESPGTGAEDRTGGRPPQREDGSYGPSSRGGRGGWGPGAGSAGPTTRRGTARGAPRGVRGR